A single Lolium perenne isolate Kyuss_39 chromosome 6, Kyuss_2.0, whole genome shotgun sequence DNA region contains:
- the LOC127308613 gene encoding RNA-binding KH domain-containing protein PEPPER, with amino-acid sequence MATAAPPPEELANDAGAEEEEEEDPEEVEPWLQSSDEEPEVPALETWNPSPDSEPEQQPPPPPPPPPPAPTNSASEVMDMAEVETEAAPRWPGFPGTSVFRLVVAGDKVGGLIGRRGEIIRRLCEETRARVRVLDSTDGGASRIVLISATEETQAEIAPAMHAAIKIFKHVNEIEGINPGVILSAAAPEVCSARLLVPTAQAVHLIGKQGITIKSIQEATGATIRIIDEGDLLSNQMVDERIVEIRGASLKVLNALKSVLGLLRKFLVDHGVLHLFERKNRAADQVQDSSKQNPVTYNYALPVNQDLLRSKCPSPLNPDDSRYMSHGRDPSVCDLYSPDIRHPTDSLIPKIKQTMQIPLPLAEEIIGVQGQTIADIRSISGAVVVLEETGDYLDEVLVTVEGSSSQVQTAHQLIQEILSGGREPPPPRSSYRDPDAGPRPLLARHQASATRDYAPSLYHEYQSISDRREHSDYYHGYGL; translated from the exons ATGGCGACCGCGGCACCGCCGCCCGAGGAGCTTGCCAACGACGCCggagccgaggaggaggaggaggaggacccagaGGAGGTGGAGCCGTGGCTCCAATCCTCCGACGAGGAGCCGGAGGTCCCGGCGCTCGAGACGTGGAACCCTTCCCCCGACTCGGAGCCGgagcagcagccgccgccgccgccgccgccgccgccgcctgcaccGACGAATTCGGCATCCGAGGTGATGGATATGGCGGAGGTAGAGACGGAGGCGGCGCCGCGGTGGCCTGGGTTTCCCGGCACGAGCGTGTTCCGGCTGGTCGTGGCCGGGGACAAGGTGGGCGGCCTCATCGGGCGCCGGGGCGAGATCATCAGGCGCCTCTGCGAGGAGACCCGCGCCCGCGTTCGCGTCCTAGATTCCACGGACGGCGGCGCCAGCCGGATT GTTTTGATATCTGCCACAGAAGAAACACAAGCAGAAATTGCACCTGCTATGCATGCTGCAATTAAGATCTTCAAACATGTAAATGAAATCGAAGGGATCAACCCTGGTGTCATATTATCTGCTGCTGCACCGGAAGTTTGTTCTGCCAGATTATTGGTTCCTACAGCACAAGCTGTGCACTTAATTGGCAAGCAAGGGATCACGATCAAGTCAATACAAGAAGCTACTGGTGCTACCATAAGGATTATAGATGAAG GTGATCTTCTGAGTAATCAGATGGTGGATGAAAGAATTGTGGAGATACGTGGTGCTTCCCTCAAGGTCCTCAATGCCCTCAAATCTGTACTTGGACTTCTTCGGAAGTTCCTAGTTGATCATGGTGTCCTTCATCTATTTGAAAGAAAG AACCGAGCAGCAGATCAGGTGCAGGATAGTTCTAAACAAAACCCAGTTACCTACAATTATGCTCTTCCAGTGAACCAAGACCTTTTGCGATCCAAATGTCCAAGTCCTCTTAACCCAGATGACAGCAGATACATGTCGCATGGACGAGACCCATCTGTCTGTGACCTATATTCACCAGATATCAGACACCCAACTGATTCCTTAATACCAAAG ATTAAACAGACAATGCAGATCCCGTTGCCATTAGCTGAAGAGATAATTGGTGTTCAGGGACAAACCATTGCTGATATACGTTCTATCAGTGGTGCGGTTGTTGTTCTCGAGGAAACTGGAGATTATTTGGACGAGGTTCTTGTTACGGTAGAAGGCAGTTCTTCACAAGTTCAGACTGCGCATCAACTTATACAG GAGATCCTATCGGGCGGCAGGGAACCTCCACCACCCAGAAGCAGCTACAGGGACCCTGATGCCGGCCCGAGGCCTCTGTTAGCTCGGCACCAAGCTTCAGCAACTCGGGACTACGCACCCTCCCTGTACCACGAATACCAGTCAATCAGCGACCGCCGTGAACACTCTGACTACTACCACGGATACGGGCTGTAG